The genomic segment CTTAAATTCTATGGATGACCAACTGTATACGGTACTTGCTTCTCATGTTGATGTTGATTTGACGTGCAAATACATTAAAATCGAATATCGATTAACAGATAGTTCAGTGAAAATACATATACGTAATGACATGGGTTTGAAGGTCTATATTATGTAGAAAAAGGAGTTTAAGGATTTGTGTATTTTGCCTTTGTATGTAAGTGTTTCCGACAGGGATAATTTCAGCACAATATTAAGTTCATCATTGTCTAATTCGGAAAGTCTAAAGATGTCTGTCAGTGCAAGTAACGTGGAAAACACAAGTNNNNNNNNNNNNNNNNNNNNNNNNNNNNNNNNNNNNNNNNNNNNNNNNNNNNNNNNNNNNNNNNNNNNNNNNNNNNNNNNNNNNNNNNNNNNNNNNNNNNNNNNNNNNNNNNNNNNNNNNNNNNNNNNNNNNNNNNNNNNNNNNNNNNNNNNNNNNNNNNNNNNNNNNNNNNNNNNNNNNNNNNNNNNNNNNNNNNNNNNNNNNNNNNNNNNNNNNNNNNNNNNNNNNNNNNNNNNNNNNNNNNNNNNNNNNNNNNNNNNNNNNNNNNNNNNNNNNNNNNNNNNNNNNNNNNNNNNNNNNNNNNNNNNNNNNNNNNNNNNNNNNNNNNNNNNNNNNNNNNNNNNNNNNNNNNNNNNNNNNNNNNNNNNNNNNNNNNNNNNNNNNNNNNNNNNNNNNNNNNNNNNNNNNNNNNNNNNNNNNNNNNNNNNNNNNNNNNNNNNNNNNNNNNNNNNNNNNNNNNNNNNNNNNNNNNNNNNNNNNNNNNNNNNNNNNNNNNNNNNNNNNNNNNNNNNNNNNNNNNNNNNNNNNNNNNNNNNNNNNNNNNNNNNNNNNNNNNNNNNNNNNNNNNNNNNNNNNNNNNNNNNNNNNNNNNNNNNNNNNNNNNNNNNNNNNNNNNNNNNNNNNNNNNNNNNNNNNNNNNNNNNNNNNNNNNNNNNNNNNNNNNNNNNNNNNNNNNNNNNNNNNNNNNNNNNNNNNNNNNNNNNNNNNNNNNNNNNNNNNNNNNNNNNNNNNNNNNNNNNNNNNNNNNNNNNNNNNNNNNNNNNNNNNNNNNNNNNNNNNNNNNNNNNNNNNNNNNNNNNNNNNNNNNNNNNNNNNNNNNNNNNNNNNNNNNNNNNNNNNNNNNNNNNNNNNNNNNNNNNNNNNNNNNNNNNNNNNNNNNNNNNNNNNNNNNNNNNNNNNNNNNNNNNNNNNNNNNNNNNNNNNNNNNNNNNNNNNNNNNNNNNNNNNNNNNNNNNNNNNNNNNNNNNNNNNNNNNNNNNNNNNNNNNNNNNNNNNNNNNNNNNNNNNNNNNNNNNNNNNNNNNNNNNNNNNNNNNNNNNNNNNNNNNNNNNNNNNNNNNNNNNNNNNNNNNNNNNNNNNNNNNNNNNNNNNNNNNNNNNNNNNNNNNNNNNNNNNNNNNNNNNNNNNNNNNNNNNNNNNNNNNNNNNNNNNNNNNNNNNNNNNNNNNNNNNNNNNNNNNNNNNNNNNNNNNNNNNNNNNNNNNNNNNNNNNNNNNNNNNNNNNNNNNNNNNNNNNNNNNNNNNNNNNNNNNNNNNNNNNNNNNNNNNNNNNNNNNNNNNNNNNNNNNNNNNNNNNNNNNNNNNNNNNNNNNNNNNNNNNNNNNNNNNNNNNNNNNNNNNNNNNNNNNNNNNNNNNNNNNNNNNNNNNNNNNNNNNNNNNNNNNNNNNNNNNNNNNNNNNNNNNNNNNNNNNNNNNNNNNNNNNNNNNNNNNNNNNNNNNNNNNNNNNNNNNNNNNNNNNNNNNNNNNNNNNNNNNNNNNNNNNNNNNNNNNNNNNNNNNNNNNNNNNNNNNNNNNNNNNNNNNNNNNNNNNNNNNNNNNNNNNNNNNNNNNNNNNNNNNNNNNNNNNNNNNNNNNNNNNNNNNNNNNNNNNNNNNNNNNNNNNNNNNNNNNNNNNNNNNNNNNNNNNNNNNNNNNNNNNNNNNNNNNNNNNNNNNNNNNNNNNNNNNNNNNNNNNNNNNNNNNNNNNNNNNNNNNNNNNNNNNNNNNNNNNNNNNNNNNNNNNNNNNNNNNNNNNNNNNNNNNNNNNNNNNNNNNNNNNNNNNNNNNNNNNNNNNNNNNNNNNNNNNNNNNNNNNNNNNNNNNNNNNNNNNNNNNNNNNNNNNNNNNNNNNNNNNNNNNNNNNNNNNNNNNNNNNNNNNNNNNNNNNNNNNNNNNNNNNNNNNNNNNNNNNNNNNNNNNNNNNNNNNNNNNNNNNNNNNNNNNNNNNNNNNNNNNNNNNNNNNNNNNNNNNNNNNNNNNNNNNNNNNNNNNNNNNNNNNNNNNNNNNNNNNNNNNNNNNNNNNNNNNNNNNNNNNNNNNNNNNNNNNNNNNNNNNNNNNNNNNNNNNNNNNNNNNNNNNNNNNNNNNNNNNNNNNNNNNNNNNNNNNNNNNNNNNNNNNNNNNNNNNNNNNNNNNNNNNNNNNNNNNNNNNNNNNNNNNNNNNNNNNNNNNNNNNNNNNNNNNNNNNNNNNNNNNNNNNNNNNNNNNNNNNNNNNNNNNNNNNNNNNNNNNNNNNNNNNNNNNNNNNNNNNNNNNNNNNNNNNNNNNNNNNNNNNNNNNNNNNNNNNNNNNNNNNNNNNNNNNNNNNNNNNNNNNNNNNNNNNNNNNNNNNNNNNNNNNNNNNNNNNNNNNNNNNNNNNNNNNNNNNNNNNNNNNNNNNNNNNNNNNNNNNNNNNNNNNNNNNNNNNNNNNNNNNNNNNNNNNNNNNNNNNNNNNNNNNNNNNNNNNNNNNNNNNNNNNNNNNNNNNNNNNNNNNNNNNNNNNNNNNNNNNNNNNNNNNNNNNNNNNNNNNNNNNNNNNNNNNNNNNNNNNNNNNNNNNNNNNNNNNNNNNNNNNNNNNNNNNNNNNNNNNNNNNNNNNNNNNNNNNNNNNNNNNNNNNNNNNNNNNNNNNNNNNNNNNNNNNNNNNNNNNNNNNNNNNNNNNNNNNNNNNNNNNNNNNNNNNNNNNNNNNNNNNNNNNNNNNNNNNNNNNNNNNNNNNNNNNNNNNNNNNNNNNNNNNNNNNNNNNNNNNNNNNNNNNNNNNNNNNNNNNNNNNNNNNNNNNNNNNNNNNNNNNNNNNNNNNNNNNNNNNNNNNNNNNNNNNNNNNNNNNNNNNNNNNNNNNNNNNNNNNNNNNNNNNNNNNNNNNNNNNNNNNNNNNNNNNNNNNNNNNNNNNNNNNNNNNNNNNNNNNNNNNNNNNNNNNNNNNNNNNNNNNNNNNNNNNNNNNNNNNNNNNNNNNNNNNNNNNNNNNNNNNNNNNNNNNNNNNNNNNNNNNNNNNNNNNNNNNNNNNNNNNNNNNNNNNNNNNNNNNNNNNNNNNCTTATGTCATGATCCATACGACCTTTAAATGTCGATTTTTGGGTTGATCcatgatcaagaatatcagtAGGTGTCCCCggataagtttcaaaattttcgaacctcatttgaatcaagtttgggagtccaaaccagtggatcgacgtGATATCGCTGCGCCGCGCCGACTATCGCatcgataaatatttttttcagctCCCagtgtcaaatttcagtgagccgACGCAGACTCGATGCGACACGTCTGCTATAGCGTCGATCCCATCAATGTGGCACGTTGGGCTGCGCATTACTAGGCACactttcagtcattaaaagtcGCGTCCAGTGggatatttgggtcatttttccacccttaatcagccactaaaatacaaaattcagccctcaataagcaaaatacacttactttctctcaaattctctcaagacataaaccctaacccatcaaagtcaagatcaagatccaaaaaattcaccatcaatcttcacaaattcaatcatcaaggtatgttaggtgttcatccaagggctttcttccacccttggagttcaagaacccttttttaatttacaagttgatttctttcatgaatttcatgttgaattgattgtattcatgattatgatgttatttgggtttctaatccatgatttagtacaagattcatgtaaatttatttgacatgCGTGtggtattatgtgaattcatgtttaagcccttgaaattgtaagttgggGATTTGAAATCATGAGGCCTACATGTGATTTAGTATCATGTGTATGGAtaatgttccccaagtgtttggtaAATTGCCTAGGTGAATTAAATgggaaaatcatgacatgctagcatatgtacaagcttatatctcccaagtgtttgttaaaatgcttatgtgaattgattaGTGGAAAGTATGACAAGTTGTTATGTGATTTCATTCATGCataagctcatgtatatcaagtgctTGACAAAATATGTAAACTAAATGTATTGCTACTAAGCAAGTATTATTATGCCTCTAGGTTGATGCTATGTTTATtgttcatgctatcgagtcctgggggtattcaatacccgaagaatctagctgtttacctagagttaTAGTAGTTGCAAAACAGTCTTAGTCATGTCACAAAATTGTAGTACTCAATTAGTCAAtcgaattcagtaaactcagtcagttatagaactcagtccagttcagtcagttaacacgatcagtaatagttcagtccagcctagtacagtttagaaatcagttcagtgtctattcagttgggagtaggattcagcactgagcgaacctagggatgggggcgcACCCGTTAGATAAAATTgggtccctagaagtaatccttaGGTTGCAGAACTACGTAATCAGCGCAAGTTATGAGATTTCACCCATTAGGTAGGACTGACATTCTtcgggatcacccgttagttaggaatgatctcaggggtcactTGCTAGATTATTACTGACTctatagccagtgttagtacccgtggcagggtactagcacccttccaactggggtcacaggttggacctctatcagctcagatttggggcatgtcggttagatgattacctctcacaatttcaatttcagtttccgtctcagtacagaactcagttcagttcttcagaatcaggactatcaaaaacagtcattcagttatcagtaatacagtatcagtaaactcagatatcagtcaatcagtattcagaactcagtattaaGTGttagcatgatctcagttacagtttatgtattcatacatgtactctcattcagttacatccatgttactcagctagtcatcattcatgcatatgaacccatgcatatcagcctacctcacttagcataccagtacattcaaagtactgacacatacttttattttgtgctatgatgttttatatcttaggttcaaaagcacgggctcctaaccgtacttagcagttcagactttcagcagcagatttagtggtgagtcctcatagtccaaggacagagatttattatttcagtattttagtagttcggtatatttagtagacggagttagttggggatctgtcccatcaactcatattcagacagttagaggatttcagactagatgtgccagtatttagtttttcagtatttgtctcagttatgaaccttatggagaATTTCAGCCTatcttccacatttatttcaaatatattattattgcaGTGTTGTTATGATTCAGTGCTCACGGCAGGtgccaatcatgggttagctggtggtctttcggggtcgctagcaccgtgtagcgtctggagTACAGACTCGGGACGTTACACCAGTACTTCACCATTACTTTTGTCAGGTTAATGGTGTTGTCGACTTATGTGTAAGATAGGTGCCAAACCAACATCGTCCGACCACACTAATATTTTGACATCTCCTCCAAATCAGaccttgtttctccttcaagcaTACCAACAAGGTGTCTTaacttctcaaaaaaaaaatctaggtAATTTTTGCTCAACTCTAGCTTTGAAAAGAATACTTCGTTTAAAAAAGAGTGACCTATTTTGATTTAACATGAagtttagaaaaataaagaaatttttgaatcttgtggtcttaaatgaaatataagtcaaaatgtatcaaaatattttttagtctTGTAGCTTTAAGCATGTcgtatgaaaagtttaaattagAATTGCTAAAAAAAGAAAGGGATCATTCATTTTGaaacggattaaaaagaaaagtatgttatttttttttttgaaataacgGAAGTACTAACTAGTACTCTctctatcccaatttatgtgtcactttttattttttgagaggcAAACCGTTTAAGTTTGATCGTAAATTTAGACATGGAATCTGTAAATTTTATGAAACTACATAAAAAgtaagtaacaacaacaacatacccagtgtattcccacaaggtgggatctggggaggataaagtgtacgtagtccatatacCTTATATGAAGTAATGAAATTGTCTTCGATAAATTCTCGACTCAGGACaaatataacaaacataaaaatatatacacataaaaataaacaatagAATGAAATAACACATCACTAggtaataaaagaaacaagacagcTGCAAAGTAAtattataaactatctattcaaaattacaaatatcatcaaaacatCACGAACAAGAAATAACAAGACACACGTATAACACTATGATTACAAGCACAACTACACACAATATTTCTTTCTATTAGTAAGGACCCAATAGCctaatatgtaaaaaaatactataagtcataattattaacaatttaaaatatttgaaagatacataaaaaaaagttatgattaaagataaacttatttgaatttaaaaattgaaaaaaaatgagaCGTAAAATGGGGCAGAGGGAGTGTTAACACAATATTACTGTAGTTGGACTCATCTGCCAATTCCCTCCATTTCCCCTCTTTACTTTCTTCCCTAAAATTCAAAAAacccttcactctccatttaCCTAACAAATTCCTTCCCTAAGCAAGATTGAAATGGGTCATCGTAATCTGAGTAGTTATCACCATTTAGAGAAGGAACAACACCAATCAGTAGATGGGTTATTAACCCTTTTCAAGAAAGCTAACCATGACCTTACCACTGTTCACAACAAGCTCGAAAAGGAATTTCAACAAGTATACCCTGATAATGTTTGTATTTAACACAACCCCTTTAATTTTCTTGTTAACccatttcagatttttttttttttttgggtttttgcaattttatgatttttttttgggtttcagGCGAACCCCATGAAGTTAGTTTCGAGGATAAAGAAAGTTCAGGATGAAATGTGTAGCTTGAAGGAACAGTGCCGTGAGTTACTTGCAGCTAAACAGGTATTGCTATTTTTTAGATTTGATTTAGAACTACGTCCCCTCAATCCTAAGTTAGTTGGGGTTACCTGTATGAATTATGTGTATTGGTCTGCTTTATTTGGGCGGAATGTGGTCAGCTAAAAACTCTCATGTTCAAAAAATGAAAGCAGTGAAAATGAGGAGAGATGATATTAAGAATGAAGCTATTTGAGACAAGGTGGGAGTAGCTCTTGTGGTGGAGAAGATGAGGGAAGCGAGACTAAGATGGTTCGGGCATATGAAGAGGCCGCGTGCGCATATGCCCCATTGAGGAGGTATGCGAGGTTGGTTGTGCTGGATTTgaggagaggtagaggtaggtcAAAGAAGTATTGGTAGAGGTGATTAAATAGGACATGCCACATCTTTagcttattgaggacatgaccttagataagaGGTTATGGAGGTTGCAATTTAgtatagaaggttagtaggtagctGAGAATTGTTTCACTTCCTGGCGGAAAAGGCTTGGTTGTAGTTTGATGCACTGTACTTGTTTCCCTTCATACCAATAGTAGTAGCACTTTTCCCTTTCATACCAGTAGTAGTAGCATTATTTGGTTATTGTTCCTTGTTTTTTGAATGTTATGTTATCCGTTTCCTATGATTTGCTATGTGCTCTTTACTTCTGTATATTTCCTTTTAACTGTTTTGATGTGCGTTGCTCGAGCCAAGGATCTtttagaaacaacctctctacctccacgaggtaggggtaaggtctgcgtctACCCTCCCATAACTCTACCAACTGCTTGTGGGATTATTCtgggtatgctgttgttgttgtgACTTGTGCCTGCTCAATTTGGATTCATTTTGTTTGAATACTCAATAATTTGTGTTACAATACATATTAACTTACGTATGTATGCTAATCCGTGCGTTTATTTTCTTTTCCGCTTTGGAACCTCAATATTATTTGAACTTCTTGCACTTAGataaaattaatacataaatGTAGGAAGAAATGAACCAGGTTGTTTGAATCATGCCATATCTGTGAGGAACGAGGAACTTTCATTAGATTAAAGTTTTAGCTAGGTGTATTGGCTTGCATTTGTATAGTTGGCAAAGCCAGGGAGAGGAAATATGTCAGTTGATGACGTTCAAAGAAAGaattatgttttggtattatAATAATTTGTGATAAATAACCGGAGAATGTGGGGTGATCAAAAAACCTCCAGTgtaaaatttcaataatcatgcaaagtgagaagaaaaaagaggaagTTTCAGGACTGAATTTGTTGAGACTACATTAGATGGATCCTTTATTTCCTTGATGCATTCGCGTTGCAGAGTGGCATGGGTAGAGATACTTCATGCATGGTCTTCACTACACTAAGAATTAGCAAAAGAACCACACAGAAACACACTGTGTACTTATCTGATatagaattgagaattgagattgctagttgtttttctttgtttgatgTAAAGATTTAGAATAACATAGGTTAGTGATGAGATGGAAATAAGGAGAACTTTGCTTTGttaaaatcaaataagaaaagattacATCTTCTATTTTGTTGATATAATCCTCTTCTTTTCTTGTTCAATATTAGATCagatttctttctctttctccccTGTTTATTGAAGTATCTAAAGCTTTGTCATGGTTCTTTAGTCAAAAGAAGTTTCCGGAGAATTTTCTAGCATGCTGTGCTGAAGTCAACTTGTCTGGACAAAATTTATTGAGTTCTCAAGTTACTTATGAAAAGCTGAAACTTGGTTACCAACATGGTAAAAGAGAAATTGATTGCTGCCCGCTTTTCTATCCTAATGGTTTTCTATTTCCTTTCAAAAGTCAAAACGTGTTTGGGTTATTGCTTGAACATCGGGAATATGATGTTGGAAACTGTATAAACTGGTATTTAATAATAACTACTTTGAGTCCAGACCTCAAGTCAGTCACAGTCCAAAATTTTCAATCTTGCTCAAGTGGTTGTGCATGATGAACTAGTTTTGGTCAATAATACTCCAAGTTCACTTTCATATTATCGTAGAATCCATTGAAACATAATTATTGTTGATGGGAGACATTACATGAGGTTTCACTAAACAAATAGGTTACTACTACCATTGGTTCTGCACTTCAAGTCGATGATGAGCTTAGTGAGTCACTTTATGATGTTTGTTTGCTCTTATCctttagaaaagaaaaaggaaaaaagaaatagaagatgtGTGGCATGTTGTTGGTACCAGAATGTGTGAGCTAAAGTGCTTATAAATACATTGCATGTTTATTTACTGTTAATTTGTTATCATTGTGGAAATGCCACTATTATGATAATGAAATGTCATGTACTACGTTTTCTAAGTACTGGATCTATGAAGAAATGGCCCATGATGGTGTGAAGCTCAGTGACATCTGTCAAGTGTGGGAAAATGAGAAAGCCTAAGGATATTCAGGAAGAAACAAATTCACTAAACTTGGCCTAACTgactgattttttatttttttttgggataatCATGGTGTACAGGCCAGCTTTCGCGCTCCTTGACTAAAGATTTAGTCTGACTGAAGATGTTATATGATGCTAAAATTTAATCTGTCGGAAAAACTGAAGGCTGTGTTGAATATGTAGCAGAAATCGTACTGAATCTGTGTCATTAAGTTTCTGATACTTCAGTCTACATCAAACAATCTTCAGATGAGAAGTCTTTCCTTAcaattaaaaagagaaagaaatgcagttcaaaaatataaaaagaaaaattaagaagtgTACTTAGTTTTCTTTGCAGCCTATGAATTTAGTTATCCTtaccttttgattttgatgaatatcCTACTTCCTCGGATTAATATTCGAACGCATATATCAAAAGTTCAGTGTGAAATTTGAATGAGATATATCTTTCTTTTGACTCGTTGAGGTTACACAAAATCACAGAGTCTGTACACAAAGTTCATGTATAGCTTTTCTGTACTTTACAAGTTGCTACTGTTGTGACCAAGACTTTCTGGTTATTAATACCAAAGAGGTGTCCAATCACCTCGCTCTTTT from the Capsicum annuum cultivar UCD-10X-F1 chromosome 9, UCD10Xv1.1, whole genome shotgun sequence genome contains:
- the LOC107848728 gene encoding uncharacterized protein LOC107848728; this translates as MGHRNLSSYHHLEKEQHQSVDGLLTLFKKANHDLTTVHNKLEKEFQQVYPDNANPMKLVSRIKKVQDEMCSLKEQCRELLAAKQDLIDKARATVVGNRLLLQKLLLSAGVPVTSDSDDPSYASFNQVIDEWTTQVRSRTEDESPESGEDINQMLFSAIVHDN